DNA from Mustela lutreola isolate mMusLut2 chromosome 6, mMusLut2.pri, whole genome shotgun sequence:
GAGAAGGCTTCACAGTTAGCATTCACTTGTCTTCTCAGTGAGTGCTTGGTACTTTATGTACCTATCTGGTTACCCCCATCTGGTCTGCAAGCCCTCAGGGTAGATATAGGTCATCCTTACATCCTTGGGACCCCACCCTAGGACCCCCACTTAGGACCCCCACCACCCCTATGTGGTGACTTTTTGTGATGTTCATGTAGAGGTGGGGAGAGCTGCAGGCCAGCCTGGGTTGGGGGGCAGCCTCTGGGTCTAAGTCTTTCAAGGTAGGCTGCTGAGATACCCAGCCCCACATCCTTCCCCAGTTGGTGATGCGGTACTGGGAACCTGTACCTAGAGGCCCTGTGTTGTGGGAGGCTCGGGCCGAACCatgggccacctgggtgcccctgctCTGCTTTGTGCTCCACGTCATATCCTGGCTCCTCATCTTCAGCATCCTTCTCGTCTTTGACTACGCCGAGCTCATGGGCCTCAAACAGGTGAGGCTCCCAGATTCCTACCTGAGACCTAGGATTCCTTCCAGAATGCCTTTTTCCCTTCCAAGgatttccctcctccttctcccatgCTCTTCCACCTTCCTCTTCTTTCAACTCCCTTACCTACCTTCCTTTCTTATAAGACAGTCTCCCCTCAGCGTTCTGTCAAAGGCCTGAAACCATGGGCCTACTGGGACTGGGGAAGGTTCATGAACCAGAGATGAGGATCAGGGGTCCTGGTCTCAGGAGGGTGGTCTTTGGGCCTGAGTTACAGAAGGGGAAGTTTCctggaaggggaggaaagagatCGCTAAGTTGCaaaaggggcttgatcccatttCTAAGCTGTTCTCCCTTCTAGGTGTACTACCATGTGCTGGGGCTTGGTGAGCCTCTGGCCCTGAAGTCTCCCCGGGCTCTAAGACTCTTCTCCCATTTGCGCCACCCAGTGTGTGTGGAACTGCTGACGGTGCTGTGGGTCGTACCCACCCTGGGCACTGACCGCCTCCTCCTTGCTCTCCTCCTTACCCTCTATCTGGGCCTGGCTCATGGACTTGACCAGCAAGACCTCCGCTACCTCCGGGCCCAGTTACAAAGAAAACTCCACCTGCTCTCCCGGCCCCAGGAAGGTGAGGCCAAGTGAGGAGCTAACCTGGTTCCAAGCCCggcattttctctcctttaacaTCCAGGCCCTGGCTGCTTCAGACCAGAAGCCGAAATTCATGGACTGAAGGGGCTGTCCCTTCCCCTGTTTGAGCTTCCACTCCTTGGGCCCAGCACCATAACCTAAATTCTGAGTTTCAACCACTGGACTCCAAGATCTAACTTCTCACCAGCCTGGAAGAGGGGATAGGGAACTTACCTGTCTCCTCAGTTCAGGGCTTGACACCCCCCTCCCAACATACACACCTTAAGAACCTCCTcataaggaagaagggaggacCTGACCACTTCCCTCCCACTGTTACTCCCTTCTGCACCTCAGGgatcccccttctcctcctctggcttccCCTTCTAGGAGTGGGACCAGGGTCTGCAGGTTTGATAATGCCTGCCCTCCAGGCTCCGAGTGCCAGCCCCCTGACTAGCCTTGCCTGCTCCTTAGGCGCTGGCCCTAGGCTCTGTCCTCTAACCTAGTTGAAAGGATCCTCTCGCTTTTCATTTTGGGTGACTAAGAGCTCTCTGCTCTCCCGAGGAACACGcgcagcagaaaaataaaattcagcctGTTTTTTCTACATATGGTATGCAGTCTATCGGTGTTTCTCTAGCTAGAGGGGCTGACTTTGGAAAGGAGGGCAAGCGGAGCCGGGCACATCAAACTGGAATCTGGGCAACCACCGCGCCCTCTGGCGACCGCTGCGGTCAGGCCCAACCCCGTTTCCCTAGAGAGGCCCAGTCCCCCCTCCTCCAAATCCCCCAGTTTGCCTcgctgcagagcagggaacccaagggAGACAGGTTGAAGGCAAACAGTGGGACAGCGGCTCTGCTGTGGGATCCAGTTCCCATAGCTGTTGGCTTCGGAGTACCTCTACTGCCGTCCCGTTCCCCACGGGCCCACCACAGCCTGGTGGCGGCCCCGGACCCCGCAGTAACAAAGGCCGGCCAGGGGAGGCAAAAGCgtggggaggagcagcaggagatgGA
Protein-coding regions in this window:
- the NRM gene encoding nurim isoform X1, with the translated sequence MAPALLLIPAALASFILAFGTGVEFVRFTSLRPLLGGIPEPGGPDARQGWLAALQDRSILVPLAWDLGLLLLFVGQHSLMATETVKAWMSRYFGVLQRSLYVACTALALQLVMRYWEPVPRGPVLWEARAEPWATWVPLLCFVLHVISWLLIFSILLVFDYAELMGLKQVYYHVLGLGEPLALKSPRALRLFSHLRHPVCVELLTVLWVVPTLGTDRLLLALLLTLYLGLAHGLDQQDLRYLRAQLQRKLHLLSRPQEGEAK